Proteins from a genomic interval of Leptospira kanakyensis:
- a CDS encoding ATP-binding protein — MIPKRAEVGSLLYEWNGTKEIQVEVGIRRGLPGFQILGSASVSTKESKDRIRLALEASGFQFPLETIIINLKPVHIPKRMVCLDLAMAAGILLATGQIPSPNYPIRYLGSLGLDGRILGGKELLPYLWQSSESREHSFCLPATLENEPLPKGRYQFLNHLEDLKNLPVETPNTREMEVLPSENTTWDTVYLDPYQMKVFQGLLYSLLGNHHSLLLGSPGSGKTMLHRMLESLLPPKESRDQTGQGIWTSSGEFEIPSTKRPFRSPHHSATEVGLVGGGLPFQPGEISKAYGGILYLDEALEFKDRILESLRMPMEDSYLEIVRMNEITKLKTDFTLMLSANPCPCGNYHSYQTCHCSLQKIRLYLQKISGAFLDRITIFQTLFETTNDRCIKLEELKMRIVLRDRFLFRNSRLVPENEEKKVQKILDTEQQTKQLSLRKKKQIISLARTIADWNLSSRTKEVHIWEAVEYCIGYQWIYSLG, encoded by the coding sequence GTGATCCCCAAACGAGCAGAAGTCGGAAGTTTATTATATGAATGGAATGGAACCAAAGAAATCCAAGTGGAAGTGGGAATCCGAAGAGGACTTCCTGGGTTTCAAATTTTGGGATCTGCTTCCGTATCCACAAAAGAGTCCAAAGATCGCATCCGTTTGGCTCTAGAGGCCTCTGGGTTTCAGTTCCCACTGGAAACCATCATCATCAATTTAAAACCCGTCCATATCCCTAAACGAATGGTCTGTTTGGACTTAGCAATGGCTGCGGGAATTCTTTTAGCGACAGGCCAAATTCCTAGTCCCAATTACCCCATTCGGTATTTAGGGAGTCTAGGTCTGGATGGACGGATTCTAGGTGGCAAGGAACTCCTACCGTATCTTTGGCAAAGTTCCGAATCTCGAGAGCATTCTTTTTGTCTCCCGGCAACACTTGAAAACGAACCTCTCCCCAAAGGTCGTTACCAATTCTTAAACCATCTGGAAGATTTAAAAAACCTACCTGTAGAAACACCTAACACAAGAGAGATGGAGGTTTTGCCATCAGAAAATACCACTTGGGATACAGTCTACTTAGATCCCTACCAAATGAAGGTTTTCCAAGGTTTGTTATATTCCCTTCTTGGCAACCACCATAGCCTCCTCTTAGGAAGTCCGGGATCAGGAAAAACAATGCTCCACCGGATGCTAGAATCCCTACTTCCACCCAAAGAATCAAGAGACCAAACAGGCCAAGGCATTTGGACTTCCAGTGGGGAATTTGAAATCCCATCAACCAAACGACCCTTTCGTTCCCCCCACCATTCAGCCACAGAAGTCGGACTTGTGGGTGGAGGTCTCCCCTTCCAACCTGGGGAAATTTCAAAAGCTTACGGAGGGATTTTGTATTTGGATGAAGCATTAGAATTTAAAGATCGAATTTTAGAAAGCCTCCGGATGCCTATGGAAGACTCTTACTTAGAAATCGTTCGTATGAATGAAATCACAAAACTAAAAACAGATTTTACTCTCATGCTTTCGGCAAATCCCTGTCCTTGCGGGAACTACCACAGTTACCAAACCTGCCACTGTTCTTTACAAAAGATTCGTTTGTATTTGCAAAAAATTAGTGGAGCATTTTTGGATCGAATCACCATCTTTCAAACCTTATTTGAAACCACCAATGATCGGTGTATCAAATTAGAAGAATTAAAAATGAGGATAGTTTTACGAGATCGTTTTTTATTTCGAAACTCTAGACTAGTTCCAGAGAATGAGGAAAAGAAAGTTCAAAAAATTTTAGATACAGAACAACAAACCAAACAACTGTCCTTACGAAAGAAAAAACAAATCATCTCTTTAGCAAGGACCATTGCTGATTGGAACCTCTCCTCCCGAACGAAGGAAGTACACATCTGGGAGGCAGTGGAATATTGTATTGGTTACCAATGGATTTATAGTTTGGGCTAA